A single Callithrix jacchus isolate 240 chromosome 4, calJac240_pri, whole genome shotgun sequence DNA region contains:
- the HS3ST5 gene encoding heparan sulfate glucosamine 3-O-sulfotransferase 5 — MLFKQQAWLRQKLLVLGSLAVGSLLYLVARVGSLDRLQPICPIEGRLGGARSQAEFPLRALQFKRGLLHEFRKGNASKDQVRLHDLVQQLPKAIIIGVRKGGTRALLEMLNLHPAVVKASQEIHFFDNDENYGKGIEWYRKKMPFSYPQQITIEKSPAYFITEEVPERIYKMNSSIKLLIIVREPTTRAISDYTQVLEGKERKNKTYYKFEKLAIDPNTCEVNTKYKAVRTSIYTKHLERWLKYFPIEQFHVVDGDRLITEPLPELQLVEKFLNLPPRISQYNLYFNATRGFYCLRFNIIFNKCLAGSKGRIHPEVDPSVITKLRKFFHPFNQKFYQITGRTLNWP; from the exons ATGCTATTCAAACAGCAGGCGTGGCTGAGACAGAAGCTCCTGGTGCTGGGAAGCCTTGCCGTTGGGAGTCTCCTGTATCTAGTTGCCAGAGTTGGGAGCTTGGATAG GCTACAACCCATTTGCCCCATTGAAGGTCGACTGGGTGGAGCCCGCAGTCAGGCTGAATTCCCACTCCGAGCCCTGCAGTTTAAGCGTGGCCTGCTGCATGAGTTCCGGAAGGGCAACGCTTCCAAGGATCAGGTTCGCCTCCATGACCTGGTCCAGCAGCTCCCCAAGGCCATTATCATTGGGGTGCGGAAAGGAGGCACAAGGGCCCTGCTTGAAATGCTGAACCTACATCCGGCAGTGGTCAAAGCCTCTCAAGAAATCCACTTTTTTGATAATGATGAGAATTATGGTAAGGGCATTGAGTGGTATAGGAAAAAGATGCCTTTTTCCTACCCACAGCAAATCACAATTGAAAAGAGCCCAGCATATTTTATCACAGAGGAGGttccagaaaggatttacaaaatGAACTCATCCATCAAGTTGTTGATCATTGTCAGGGAGCCAACCACAAGAGCTATTTCTGATTATACTCAGGTGCtagaggggaaggagaggaagaacaaAACGTATTACAAGTTTGAGAAGCTGGCCATAGACCCTAACACATGCGAAGTGAACACAAAATACAAGGCAGTAAGAACCAGCATCTACACCAAACATCTGGAAAGGTGGCTGAAATACTTTCCAATTGAACAATTTCATGTCGTCGATGGAGATCGCCTCATCACGGAACCTCTGCCAGAACTTCAACTCGTGGAGAAGTTCCTAAATCTTCCTCCAAGGATAAGTCAATACAATTTATACTTCAATGCTACCAGAGGGTTTTACTGCTTGCGGTTTAATATTATCTTTAATAAGTGCCTGGCGGGCAGCAAGGGGCGCATTCATCCGGAGGTGGACCCCTCTGTCATTACCAAATTGCGCAAGTTCTTTCATCCTTTTAATCAAAAATTTTACCAGATCACTGGGAGGACATTGAACTGGCCCTAA